A genomic segment from Anas platyrhynchos isolate ZD024472 breed Pekin duck chromosome 5, IASCAAS_PekinDuck_T2T, whole genome shotgun sequence encodes:
- the TMX1 gene encoding thioredoxin-related transmembrane protein 1, translated as MAAVGWGSALLALLLAAGGAAALGRPSPVRVLSDGTWRELLHGEWMVEFYAPWCPACQSLQPEWEKFAEWGEDLDVNIAKVDVTEQPGLSGRFVITALPTIYHCKDGVFRKYQGARTKTDFINFISDQEWKSIEPVSSWFGPSSFLMSSMSALFQLSMWIRHCHGYLTESIGIPVWGSYAIFALATLFSGLILGLMMVFLADCLCPSKKHRPPQYPYSKKLAPESAHLLKKLDEEQEADEEDISDDEAGDKEESTRNSSPNAVRQRPVNPAGTADKS; from the exons ATGGCGGCGGTCGGGTGGGGGAGCGCTCTGCTGGCGCTGCTCCTGGCGGCCGGTGGCGCCGCCGCGCTGGGCAGGCCCAGCCCGGTGCGGGTGTTGTCGGACGGCACgtggagggagctgctgcacGGCGAATGGATGGTGGAGTT CTACGCGCCCTGGTGCCCCGCCTGCCAGAGCCTGCAGCCCGAGTGGGAGAAGTTCGCTGAGTGGGGGGAGGATCTGGATGTGAATATCGCCAAGGTGGACGTCACGGAGCAGCCAG gattAAGTGGGCGATTTGTCATAACAGCTCTTCCTACCATCTATCA CTGTAAAGATGGGGTGTTTCGGAAATACCAGGGCGCAAGAACTAAAACTGACTTCATCAACTTCATCAGTGACCAGGAATGGAAATCCATTGAGCCGGTTTCGTCGTGGTTTGGTCCTTCCTCTTTCCT gaTGAGCAGCATGTCAGCTCTGTTTCAGCTGTCGATGTGGATCAGG CACTGCCATGGTTATTTAACAGAAAGCATTGGAATACCGGTTTGGGGCTCATATGCCATTTTTGCCTTGGCAACGCTGTTCTCAGGACTTATACTGGGACTT ATGATGGTGTTCTTAGCAGACTGTCTGTGCCCTTCCAAAAAACACAGACCACCACAGTACCCTTATTCAA aAAAGCTAGCTCCGGAGTCAGCTCACCTGTTGAAAAAGCTGGATGAGGAACAAGAAGCGGACGAAGAAGACATCTCAGATGATGAGGCAGGGGATAAAGAGGAGTCTACCAGAAACTCGTCACCAAATGCTGTACGACAGCGCCCAGTGAACCCTGCTGGGACAGCGGATAAATCTTAG